A single Alicyclobacillus vulcanalis DNA region contains:
- a CDS encoding NUDIX domain-containing protein: MQRHLWTILSERVAYQNPWIQVIEYDVLRPDGQPGLYGVVDAGHYAGVVAIDERNRVALLHEFVFPVDRFLWQIPSGQFRGERPVVAAARELREETGIVAQSWTELGLAYLSAGISTQETHLFLARDLSVGEAEREPTETMTVSWLPLEDAVDMCLRGEITDAVSVMGLLKAFLWMREEERAWG, translated from the coding sequence CGGAGCGCGTCGCGTATCAGAATCCCTGGATTCAGGTGATCGAGTATGACGTGCTCAGGCCGGATGGTCAACCCGGTCTCTATGGCGTGGTCGACGCCGGGCATTATGCTGGTGTGGTGGCGATCGACGAGCGCAACCGCGTGGCACTCCTCCACGAATTCGTGTTTCCTGTCGACCGGTTTTTGTGGCAGATTCCGAGCGGTCAGTTTCGCGGCGAACGCCCTGTTGTCGCTGCCGCGCGGGAACTTCGGGAGGAAACGGGGATTGTCGCGCAGTCCTGGACCGAATTGGGGTTGGCCTACTTAAGCGCAGGGATCTCGACGCAGGAAACTCACCTGTTTCTCGCGCGAGACTTGTCGGTAGGGGAAGCGGAGCGTGAGCCCACGGAGACCATGACCGTCTCATGGCTTCCTTTGGAGGATGCCGTCGACATGTGCCTGCGCGGCGAGATCACAGATGCCGTGAGTGTGATGGGACTGTTGAAAGCTTTTCTGTGGATGCGAGAAGAGGAGAGGGCATGGGGGTGA
- a CDS encoding 4a-hydroxytetrahydrobiopterin dehydratase, which produces MKWSESEIEQGLAELPGWQRDGQFIRKRYGFESFADAIAFVNRVAEIAERRNHHPFISIDYKYVTLRFTTWHAGGLTAEDFEEAKEIEAVYASKEAT; this is translated from the coding sequence GTGAAGTGGTCGGAGAGCGAGATTGAACAGGGGCTCGCCGAGTTGCCGGGATGGCAAAGGGACGGGCAGTTTATCCGGAAGCGATACGGGTTTGAATCGTTCGCAGACGCCATCGCGTTTGTGAACCGCGTCGCCGAGATCGCCGAGCGTCGGAATCATCACCCGTTCATTTCCATTGACTACAAATACGTGACGCTGCGGTTCACGACGTGGCACGCGGGAGGCCTGACGGCGGAAGACTTTGAGGAGGCCAAGGAGATTGAGGCGGTCTACGCCTCGAAAGAGGCGACGTGA